A genomic window from Chitinophaga pollutisoli includes:
- a CDS encoding glycosyltransferase family A protein: MAISIDVVIPSFRLIEHYLVPILRLERPEGVRVRFYLLSDNPGVAVAPSIAEMVDGKDVFLEVNPRNMGAAYTRNRGIAAGDGDWVLFLDDDITVPSDLLSVYARAAEGDPGALGFIGLVRLPPPGKPFSDAILASGSMDIFTIAQHRKDFAWGATANIMIRRSAIGDVRFSEVYPKSGGGKMWIFS; the protein is encoded by the coding sequence ATGGCGATCAGCATAGACGTAGTTATTCCTTCTTTCCGGCTAATTGAACATTACCTGGTACCCATTTTACGGCTGGAACGGCCCGAGGGTGTGAGGGTAAGGTTCTATTTGCTGTCCGACAACCCGGGGGTGGCGGTGGCGCCGTCGATTGCTGAGATGGTGGATGGGAAAGACGTGTTCCTGGAAGTGAACCCGCGGAATATGGGTGCGGCTTACACGCGCAACCGCGGGATTGCTGCGGGGGATGGGGATTGGGTGCTGTTCCTGGATGATGATATCACGGTGCCTTCGGACCTGCTGTCTGTTTACGCCCGTGCGGCGGAAGGGGATCCCGGGGCGTTGGGGTTCATCGGCCTGGTGCGCCTCCCGCCGCCCGGAAAGCCATTTTCTGACGCCATCCTCGCCAGCGGCAGCATGGATATCTTTACTATCGCGCAACACAGGAAAGATTTCGCCTGGGGCGCCACTGCCAATATCATGATCCGCCGTTCCGCCATCGGTGACGTAAGGTTTTCGGAAGTATATCCCAAATCGGGTGGGGGGAAGATGTGGATTTTTTCCTGA
- a CDS encoding universal stress protein has translation MQKILVPVDYSDTAFHAARYAISLARQIHPATITLFHAYGLPPSANTTVLTMLPADTPEYIAGIETEIAKWKKDLQAELVEYVQLDTHISALPFMDAMKEATNAANFTFIVMGITGKSPLGQRFIGSNSLDVAHGTHVPLIIVPPGAEMRKVKRILFAYDRKQTLQPAQAEGIRSVLSTLDAQIEVVHVTTGEPDDTPPPALSEALHLAQAQYREIQHTDLVTAIQEYAGETHADLLLAVPGEYGFFAEIFHRSATKRLAFNAGIPVLVIK, from the coding sequence ATGCAAAAAATCCTCGTTCCGGTAGACTATTCAGACACAGCTTTCCATGCCGCACGGTACGCCATTTCCCTCGCCCGCCAGATTCACCCGGCGACGATCACCCTGTTCCATGCCTACGGGTTGCCGCCTTCCGCCAATACCACGGTATTGACCATGCTCCCCGCCGACACGCCGGAATACATCGCCGGTATTGAAACGGAAATCGCCAAATGGAAAAAAGACCTGCAGGCGGAGCTGGTGGAATACGTTCAGCTCGACACCCATATCAGCGCCCTCCCGTTCATGGACGCCATGAAAGAAGCCACCAACGCCGCCAATTTCACGTTCATCGTGATGGGCATTACCGGTAAAAGTCCCCTGGGCCAACGTTTCATCGGAAGCAACTCGCTCGATGTGGCGCACGGCACGCACGTCCCCCTTATCATCGTTCCACCCGGCGCCGAAATGCGCAAAGTAAAACGCATCCTCTTCGCCTACGACCGCAAGCAAACCCTCCAGCCCGCACAGGCCGAAGGCATCCGTTCCGTACTTAGCACGTTGGATGCACAAATCGAAGTAGTGCACGTTACAACCGGGGAGCCCGACGATACCCCGCCGCCTGCGCTTTCGGAAGCGCTGCACCTTGCCCAGGCGCAATACCGCGAGATCCAACATACCGACCTGGTAACCGCCATCCAGGAGTACGCTGGCGAAACCCATGCCGACCTACTGCTGGCAGTGCCCGGCGAATATGGCTTCTTCGCGGAGATCTTCCATCGCAGCGCCACCAAACGGCTCGCTTTCAACGCCGGCATTCCTGTGCTGGTCATTAAATAA
- a CDS encoding ABC transporter permease, protein MFRHTLLLIFRNFRKYRSTFFINLTGLASGLACAMLICLWVMDEYRMDKLFSHDARILHVLGNHHQEGGIKTALATPGVMAEALKAEMPEVEYAVATRPPGSMPRFTISSGNEHYKARQMFASADYFKVFPFPLADGNPETVLKNKKTILLSESTAQKLFHTTHGLIGKPVTWRQEETFTISGIFKDLPSNVTDPFDYIVSYDVFLDNFNVHWDNHNVHNFVILKPGANVAAFDAKIKDFLKTKIDFTAVTLSTQPHFENYLYGKFTNGVQDGGRIEYVRLFSLIALFILLIASINFMNLSTARASRRMKEVGVKKAIGAGRRSLILQYLGESLLLAFMALGVALVAVFLLLPFFNTITGKELSLFADMRMTGIFLLLTIVTGLLAGSYPALYLSGFRPVMILKGQFTSTIRELWVRKGLVVFQFSISIVLILAVIVVFLQLRFVQGKNMGYDRENVVYFFKEGKLRDDSRQFMQRLREIPGVVNASNATGNLTTHWGTTTGVEWPGKQKGLNIEFGCQAIDFGLIETMGMQMAKGRAFSPAFPTDSTAVIINEVAAAAMGLDDPIGKQVDFWEEKVTIIGVVKDFHFKTIHKAVTPWIFYFRPDQANAVVARLARGDQQETLRRIESLFREMNPGSIPDFRFMDEDFRTVYVSELRVGVLSRYFAGLAVIISCLGLFGLAAFTAERRMKEISVRKILGGSAAHIVLLLSADFTKLVGVAVCVALPLGYLITRKWLDGFAYRIELQWWYFALAGVLALVTAWLTVGSQAVKASRVNPVQHLKD, encoded by the coding sequence ATGTTCAGGCACACCCTCTTATTGATATTCCGCAATTTCAGGAAGTACAGGAGTACATTCTTCATCAACCTGACCGGTTTAGCCAGCGGGCTGGCATGCGCCATGCTTATTTGCTTGTGGGTGATGGACGAGTACCGGATGGATAAACTGTTTTCCCACGATGCGCGCATCCTGCATGTCCTGGGCAACCACCATCAGGAGGGCGGCATTAAAACCGCTTTGGCGACACCCGGTGTAATGGCTGAAGCCCTCAAAGCGGAAATGCCCGAAGTAGAATACGCGGTAGCCACGCGCCCGCCGGGCTCGATGCCCCGCTTCACCATCAGTTCGGGCAACGAACATTACAAAGCGCGGCAAATGTTCGCCAGCGCCGATTATTTCAAGGTATTCCCCTTTCCCCTGGCCGACGGCAATCCCGAAACGGTGCTGAAAAACAAAAAAACGATCCTGCTGTCGGAATCCACGGCGCAAAAACTTTTCCATACCACCCACGGCCTCATCGGCAAACCGGTAACCTGGCGGCAGGAGGAGACTTTCACCATTTCCGGCATTTTTAAAGACCTCCCCTCCAACGTGACCGACCCGTTCGACTACATTGTTTCTTACGACGTTTTCCTGGATAATTTCAACGTGCATTGGGATAACCACAACGTCCATAACTTCGTCATACTCAAACCCGGCGCAAACGTGGCGGCGTTTGATGCGAAAATCAAGGATTTCCTCAAAACGAAAATCGACTTCACCGCCGTGACATTGTCCACCCAGCCGCATTTCGAAAACTACCTGTACGGCAAGTTTACGAACGGCGTGCAAGATGGCGGCCGGATCGAATACGTGCGGTTGTTTTCGCTGATAGCGCTTTTCATCCTGCTCATCGCCAGCATCAATTTCATGAACCTTTCGACGGCCCGCGCATCGCGGAGGATGAAGGAAGTAGGGGTAAAGAAGGCGATCGGGGCGGGAAGGCGTTCCCTTATCCTGCAATACCTCGGCGAATCGCTGCTGCTGGCGTTTATGGCGCTGGGTGTGGCGCTGGTGGCGGTGTTTCTCCTCCTGCCATTTTTTAATACCATTACCGGTAAAGAACTTTCGCTGTTCGCGGATATGCGGATGACGGGTATTTTCCTGCTGCTGACGATCGTAACGGGTTTGCTCGCGGGCAGTTATCCGGCGCTGTATCTTTCCGGTTTCAGGCCGGTGATGATTTTGAAGGGCCAGTTCACATCAACCATCCGCGAATTATGGGTGCGCAAGGGGCTGGTGGTTTTCCAGTTTTCCATTTCCATCGTCCTGATCCTCGCGGTGATCGTCGTGTTTCTCCAGCTCCGGTTCGTGCAGGGCAAAAACATGGGATACGACCGGGAAAACGTGGTGTATTTTTTCAAGGAAGGCAAACTGCGGGACGATAGCCGGCAGTTCATGCAACGGCTCCGGGAGATACCGGGCGTGGTGAACGCCAGCAACGCCACCGGCAACCTCACTACACACTGGGGTACCACCACCGGGGTGGAATGGCCCGGTAAGCAAAAAGGGCTGAACATAGAATTTGGCTGCCAGGCGATTGATTTCGGGTTGATTGAAACGATGGGCATGCAAATGGCCAAGGGCCGGGCATTTTCGCCGGCTTTTCCCACAGACAGTACAGCCGTGATCATCAATGAAGTAGCCGCCGCCGCGATGGGCTTGGACGATCCTATCGGCAAGCAGGTGGATTTTTGGGAGGAAAAAGTGACGATCATCGGTGTGGTGAAGGATTTTCATTTCAAAACGATCCATAAAGCGGTAACTCCCTGGATTTTCTACTTTCGGCCCGACCAGGCCAACGCCGTGGTGGCGCGCCTCGCGCGGGGCGACCAGCAGGAAACGCTCCGGCGCATCGAATCCCTGTTCCGGGAGATGAACCCCGGCAGCATTCCGGATTTCCGTTTTATGGATGAAGACTTCCGGACGGTATATGTGTCGGAATTGCGGGTGGGCGTACTGTCGCGCTATTTCGCGGGGCTGGCGGTGATCATTTCCTGCCTGGGGCTCTTCGGGCTGGCGGCGTTCACGGCCGAACGGAGGATGAAGGAAATCAGCGTACGCAAGATATTGGGCGGAAGCGCGGCGCATATCGTGCTGCTGCTATCGGCGGACTTCACCAAACTGGTAGGTGTAGCGGTGTGCGTGGCGCTGCCGTTGGGGTATCTCATTACCCGTAAATGGCTGGACGGCTTTGCCTACCGGATCGAATTGCAGTGGTGGTATTTTGCGCTGGCGGGCGTGTTGGCGCTGGTGACGGCGTGGCTGACCGTAGGGAGCCAGGCGGTGAAGGCGTCGCGGGTAAACCCGGTGCAGCATCTAAAAGATTAG
- a CDS encoding MarR family winged helix-turn-helix transcriptional regulator — translation MDYSLIKQLIDLAEEYEQSAGEGSGDIKDFVRWLKEGQSPEIVRTTNHYSDDHVPGLISKLLVYMHRYAKLYFKRALERRPIQSMDEFGYMVSLLQYGPMNKTALIQQNIQEKPTGMEIINRLVKLGFIEETPDANDRRSKLIQVSGAGQQMMGELFGDMDKISRLILGDLLPREQYQLLEMLERLHGFHKPIFQDDLQQLDDLIDKKTS, via the coding sequence TTGGATTACAGTTTAATTAAACAACTGATAGACCTGGCGGAGGAATATGAGCAATCCGCGGGAGAAGGCAGCGGTGATATCAAGGATTTCGTGCGTTGGCTGAAGGAAGGCCAGTCTCCGGAAATCGTCAGGACTACAAATCACTACAGCGACGACCACGTGCCGGGTCTGATCAGCAAATTGCTGGTGTATATGCACCGGTACGCAAAATTGTATTTCAAACGCGCATTGGAGCGCCGGCCCATCCAGTCGATGGATGAGTTCGGTTACATGGTTTCGCTCCTGCAGTACGGGCCGATGAACAAAACAGCGCTCATCCAGCAGAATATCCAGGAAAAACCCACCGGGATGGAAATCATCAACCGGCTCGTGAAGCTCGGCTTCATCGAAGAAACGCCCGACGCCAATGACCGGCGCAGCAAGCTCATCCAGGTTTCCGGCGCGGGGCAGCAAATGATGGGCGAACTGTTCGGCGATATGGACAAGATCTCGCGCCTCATCCTTGGCGACCTCCTCCCCCGCGAACAATACCAGCTCCTCGAAATGCTCGAACGGCTGCATGGTTTCCATAAACCCATTTTCCAGGACGATCTCCAGCAACTCGACGATCTGATAGACAAAAAAACTTCCTGA
- a CDS encoding 7TM diverse intracellular signaling domain-containing protein, with amino-acid sequence MLKGALLSIVLLIFCRLSVAGQQSFHVLEDSSRQLTPAGALAAWQNGAFRPLQPSYLNPGYTTSHFWIAVTAPDVAFSENMLLVADNPHINRLEWYAAGRNAMQLLSLTGDYFPFHQRPVRHPSFVFRFSNGPGLYLLKIDKHHESLQAPLRLERRSVFRAESERSALINGILTGIVLLIVLFGAFLYANTRDAVYGWYALYVLSTLGWIWSNSGLGFQYLWPESEYFPSRSRVVFVFANFVLTVQFLKVFTGLGQPGSRLRQPLLFAQGVWLAMLVITLWPIHYQQYAQATMVLLRALPFFSLAALGLLLAGLIYKVVKGNRPSMIYIAAVLVLMFFTVMENLYHLGTVKLPSYFAHYGLFTGIVLEMIIITFGLAARFSFYRKEKEAILQKMNEQQKQLTDTIVTVEENERKVLADRLHDEIGSLLALASLQLDAVKGNPMQGSAPAERASGIIKEISETVRNISHQLTPVAMEKYGLVKAVTDLAGIANASGRIRIELVIIGFENDTHYSRNFRVILYRIIQELLQNVLRHADAGHVLIQLIEHEDHCTLMVEDDGKGFTGELPAPQLLRSIRSKVDYLEGMMQIEHQTESGALINIELPLPKMNGNYA; translated from the coding sequence ATGTTGAAAGGGGCTCTCCTGTCGATTGTATTGCTGATTTTTTGCCGGCTTTCCGTAGCAGGACAGCAGTCGTTCCATGTACTGGAAGACAGTTCCCGGCAACTCACGCCCGCGGGGGCGCTGGCAGCATGGCAGAACGGAGCTTTCAGGCCGCTGCAGCCTTCTTACCTCAATCCCGGTTATACCACATCCCATTTCTGGATCGCCGTTACCGCGCCCGATGTCGCCTTCTCGGAAAACATGTTGCTGGTGGCGGATAATCCGCATATCAACCGGCTGGAATGGTATGCTGCGGGGCGCAACGCAATGCAGCTGTTGTCGCTTACGGGCGATTACTTTCCCTTTCACCAGCGGCCGGTCAGGCATCCGTCGTTCGTGTTCCGGTTCAGTAATGGTCCGGGGTTGTACCTGCTCAAGATCGACAAGCATCATGAATCGTTGCAGGCGCCGCTCCGGCTGGAACGCCGTTCTGTTTTCCGGGCCGAAAGTGAGCGTTCGGCGCTGATCAACGGCATCCTCACGGGCATTGTGCTCCTGATCGTGTTGTTCGGCGCTTTCCTGTACGCCAACACCCGCGACGCGGTATACGGCTGGTACGCGCTCTATGTGCTGAGTACGCTGGGTTGGATCTGGTCGAACAGCGGGTTGGGGTTCCAGTATCTCTGGCCGGAATCCGAATATTTCCCCAGCCGTTCGCGCGTGGTTTTCGTATTCGCGAACTTCGTTCTTACCGTGCAATTCCTGAAAGTATTCACCGGCCTGGGGCAACCGGGCAGCCGTTTGCGGCAACCGTTGTTGTTTGCACAGGGCGTCTGGCTCGCGATGCTGGTTATCACATTGTGGCCCATCCATTATCAGCAGTACGCGCAGGCTACGATGGTTTTATTACGCGCGCTGCCGTTCTTTTCGCTGGCCGCGCTGGGATTGTTGCTGGCGGGATTGATCTACAAAGTTGTGAAAGGGAACCGCCCTTCGATGATTTACATAGCGGCGGTGCTGGTGCTGATGTTTTTTACGGTGATGGAAAACCTCTATCACCTGGGCACCGTAAAATTGCCGTCGTACTTCGCGCATTACGGATTGTTTACCGGTATCGTGCTGGAGATGATCATCATCACCTTCGGACTGGCGGCACGTTTTTCGTTTTACAGAAAAGAAAAGGAAGCCATCCTGCAAAAGATGAATGAACAGCAGAAACAACTGACCGATACGATCGTGACGGTGGAGGAGAACGAGCGGAAGGTGCTGGCAGACCGGCTGCACGACGAAATCGGCTCCCTACTCGCCCTGGCCTCGCTACAGCTCGATGCGGTGAAAGGGAATCCCATGCAGGGAAGCGCCCCGGCGGAACGCGCCAGCGGCATCATCAAAGAAATCAGTGAAACGGTGCGCAACATCAGCCACCAGCTCACGCCTGTGGCCATGGAAAAATACGGCCTCGTGAAAGCGGTGACCGACCTGGCCGGGATCGCCAACGCTTCGGGCAGGATCCGGATCGAACTGGTCATCATCGGCTTTGAAAACGATACGCATTACTCCCGGAACTTCCGGGTTATTTTATACCGCATCATCCAGGAATTGCTGCAAAACGTATTGCGCCACGCCGATGCAGGGCATGTGCTCATCCAGCTGATAGAGCACGAGGACCATTGCACGCTGATGGTGGAAGACGACGGGAAAGGCTTTACCGGCGAACTGCCCGCGCCCCAGCTCCTGCGCAGCATCCGTTCTAAAGTTGATTACCTGGAAGGAATGATGCAAATCGAACATCAAACCGAAAGCGGCGCATTGATCAATATCGAACTGCCGCTACCGAAAATGAATGGAAATTATGCCTGA
- a CDS encoding response regulator transcription factor: protein MPELRLLIADDHQLLIDGMLSLLREAGGYTLLEPVNDGRQLLEKLASTPVDIILLDLNMPHLDGIRALEKIRRQYPRVRILVLTNYNQPQLVAEVRRLGANGYLLKSASAGELQRVIRLIAEGGEWFEDIAVEEEPLPSYFLDEFLRKYHLTRREVEIIRMVGSELTSKEIGSRLSISEFTVNTHRKNIMRKLEVRNIAGILNFARTHGLL, encoded by the coding sequence ATGCCTGAACTCCGACTGCTCATCGCCGACGACCATCAGCTCCTGATAGACGGGATGCTTTCGCTGCTCCGCGAAGCCGGCGGCTACACCCTGCTGGAACCCGTTAACGACGGCCGCCAGCTCCTCGAAAAACTCGCTTCCACACCGGTAGACATCATCCTGCTCGATCTTAACATGCCGCATCTCGACGGCATCCGCGCCCTGGAAAAAATCCGCCGGCAATACCCCCGCGTCCGCATCCTCGTGCTCACCAACTACAACCAGCCGCAGCTCGTGGCGGAAGTCCGCAGGCTCGGCGCCAACGGATACCTGCTCAAAAGCGCATCCGCCGGGGAATTGCAGCGCGTGATCCGCCTCATCGCGGAAGGCGGCGAATGGTTCGAAGACATTGCTGTCGAAGAAGAACCGCTCCCCTCCTATTTCCTGGACGAATTCCTGCGGAAATACCATTTAACGAGAAGGGAAGTGGAAATCATCCGGATGGTGGGCAGCGAATTAACGAGCAAGGAGATCGGATCACGATTGTCGATCAGTGAATTCACCGTCAATACGCATCGCAAGAATATCATGCGCAAGCTGGAAGTCCGCAATATCGCGGGTATTCTCAATTTCGCCAGAACGCACGGTTTATTGTAA
- a CDS encoding AGE family epimerase/isomerase, translated as MQTTLRQSLERERDHILGFWDREMTDHRFGGFYGKMSAGGRPDPFALKPSVLTSRILQSFAAGAIQTGRSEWLAAAGRAYAWFRDHCIDPEFGGVVRDTDYAGRCQDPLKEPHAMGLALLGLATWQHANPSTETLHLAKGIYSLLQLYTHDPVRGGYTGACSRDWQSGQPERKSMYDQLHILEGFSALYAVWPDDSLRHHLHDLTKLFLDKIIDPQTHHLRLYFDADWKPEGNMISYGHDMQISWQLQRAAEALGDEALLQRTREAAVQLTDAALEGMDTDGGLWYKADPETKHLVEEKRWWPQAEAMVALVNAWQVSGDEKYLAQAGDTWRFTEENIIDRELGEWRWGVNRDGDPIPEDLAGFTKGPCHNSRACMEIVQRLQ; from the coding sequence ATGCAAACAACCCTCAGGCAATCACTCGAACGGGAAAGAGACCATATCCTTGGATTCTGGGACCGGGAAATGACGGACCACCGCTTTGGCGGATTTTATGGAAAGATGTCGGCCGGCGGGAGACCGGATCCCTTCGCCCTCAAACCTTCTGTGCTTACTTCGCGCATCCTGCAAAGTTTTGCTGCCGGGGCCATCCAAACCGGCCGGTCGGAATGGCTCGCCGCGGCCGGGCGCGCCTATGCCTGGTTCCGCGACCACTGCATCGACCCCGAATTCGGCGGCGTGGTGCGGGATACCGATTACGCCGGCCGCTGCCAGGATCCCCTCAAGGAACCCCATGCCATGGGCCTCGCCCTTCTCGGTCTCGCCACCTGGCAACACGCCAACCCGTCGACCGAGACCCTTCATCTCGCCAAAGGTATTTACAGCCTGCTGCAACTCTACACCCACGACCCCGTCCGCGGCGGATACACCGGCGCATGCTCGCGCGACTGGCAATCCGGACAACCCGAACGCAAATCCATGTACGACCAGCTCCATATACTAGAAGGTTTTTCGGCGCTCTACGCCGTTTGGCCCGACGACAGCCTGCGCCATCACCTCCACGACCTCACCAAACTTTTCCTCGACAAAATCATCGACCCGCAAACGCACCACCTGCGCCTGTACTTCGACGCCGACTGGAAACCCGAAGGCAACATGATCTCCTACGGGCACGACATGCAGATTTCCTGGCAGCTGCAGCGCGCCGCCGAAGCCCTGGGCGACGAAGCGTTGCTCCAACGCACCCGCGAAGCCGCGGTTCAGCTGACCGACGCGGCCCTCGAAGGCATGGATACCGACGGTGGCCTGTGGTACAAAGCCGACCCTGAAACAAAACACCTGGTGGAAGAAAAACGCTGGTGGCCGCAGGCGGAAGCCATGGTGGCGCTGGTGAACGCCTGGCAGGTGAGCGGCGATGAAAAATACCTCGCGCAGGCGGGAGACACCTGGCGCTTCACCGAGGAAAATATCATCGACCGGGAACTGGGGGAATGGAGATGGGGCGTCAACCGCGACGGGGATCCGATCCCCGAAGATCTGGCGGGCTTCACCAAAGGGCCCTGCCACAACAGCCGCGCCTGTATGGAAATCGTGCAGCGGTTACAATAA
- a CDS encoding FMN-binding glutamate synthase family protein produces the protein MRKGFIISAVIALIGTFLLGWYASAWWYVTTAAVAGLTVMGINDMIQTRHSIMRTYPVVGRMRYWMEALRPKMYQYFVESDIDGRPINRIDRSTIYQRAKKEMDTMPFGTQLDVYEEGYEWMSHSIAPKDFHKLNHNPRMTIGNKDCKQPYSASIFNVSAMSFGSLSSNAIEALNGGAKIGNFAHNTGEGGISPYHIKQGGDIIWQIGTGYFGCRDDEGNFSDEVFTQTVQLPQIKMIELKLSQGAKPGHGGILPAKKNTPEIAAIRHVKPGTTIYSPPYHSAFNTPKELVLFLHRMRGLSGGKPVGFKLCIGRKSEFIGICKAMIELDIYPDFITVDGGEGGTGAAPQEFSNHVGAPLLDGLAFVHNMLIGFNIRHHIKIIASGKILSGWHLVRAVALGADGCNSARAMMMALGCIQALLCNSNKCPTGVATQDPALSVGLVVADKKQRVANYHEDTLKTFVELIGAAGIDDYKKLTRSHIYRRVFMNEVRTFEDIFPSLEPNCMRESRIPEKYKQDFEQAFADRWV, from the coding sequence ATGCGGAAAGGATTTATTATCAGCGCCGTCATCGCCCTCATCGGCACCTTCCTCCTGGGCTGGTACGCCAGCGCCTGGTGGTACGTGACCACGGCGGCGGTAGCTGGTTTGACAGTAATGGGAATCAACGACATGATCCAGACAAGACATTCCATTATGCGGACCTACCCTGTGGTGGGGCGGATGCGCTACTGGATGGAAGCCCTCCGCCCTAAAATGTACCAGTATTTCGTGGAGTCCGACATAGATGGCAGGCCCATCAACCGGATCGACCGCTCCACCATCTACCAGCGCGCCAAAAAGGAAATGGACACCATGCCCTTCGGAACGCAGCTCGACGTGTACGAAGAAGGGTACGAATGGATGAGCCACTCCATCGCCCCCAAAGATTTTCACAAACTGAACCATAACCCGCGGATGACGATCGGGAACAAGGATTGCAAACAACCTTATTCCGCCAGCATCTTCAACGTGTCGGCCATGAGCTTCGGCTCCCTCAGCAGCAACGCTATCGAAGCCCTCAACGGAGGCGCCAAAATCGGCAACTTCGCCCATAATACCGGCGAAGGCGGCATCAGCCCCTACCACATCAAACAGGGTGGCGACATCATCTGGCAGATCGGCACCGGCTATTTTGGCTGCCGCGACGATGAAGGAAATTTCTCCGACGAGGTTTTCACCCAAACCGTGCAACTGCCGCAGATCAAAATGATCGAGCTGAAGCTGAGCCAGGGCGCCAAGCCCGGCCATGGCGGCATCCTCCCGGCCAAAAAGAACACGCCCGAGATCGCGGCCATCCGGCACGTGAAGCCCGGCACCACCATCTACTCACCGCCCTATCACTCGGCGTTCAACACCCCGAAAGAACTGGTGCTTTTCCTCCATCGCATGCGCGGGCTCTCCGGCGGCAAGCCCGTCGGCTTCAAGCTGTGCATCGGCCGTAAAAGCGAGTTCATCGGCATCTGCAAAGCCATGATCGAGCTGGATATTTATCCCGATTTCATCACCGTGGACGGCGGCGAAGGCGGTACCGGCGCGGCTCCCCAGGAATTCAGCAACCACGTGGGCGCCCCCCTGCTCGACGGCCTCGCTTTCGTGCACAACATGCTCATCGGTTTCAATATCCGGCACCACATCAAAATCATCGCTTCCGGCAAGATCCTTTCCGGATGGCACCTCGTGCGCGCCGTAGCCCTCGGGGCCGACGGCTGTAACAGCGCCCGCGCCATGATGATGGCCCTCGGCTGCATCCAGGCGCTGCTGTGCAATTCCAACAAATGCCCGACCGGCGTAGCCACCCAGGACCCCGCCCTGTCTGTAGGGCTTGTGGTGGCCGACAAAAAGCAACGCGTGGCCAATTATCATGAAGACACGCTCAAAACCTTCGTGGAACTGATCGGCGCCGCCGGGATCGACGATTACAAAAAGCTCACCCGCTCCCATATCTACCGCCGCGTGTTCATGAACGAAGTGCGCACCTTCGAGGATATCTTCCCGAGCCTGGAACCCAATTGCATGCGCGAAAGCCGCATCCCGGAAAAATATAAGCAGGACTTCGAACAAGCGTTCGCAGACCGCTGGGTGTAA
- a CDS encoding class I SAM-dependent methyltransferase, whose amino-acid sequence MKVNDRFTWAVEMLHIDPDDHILEIGCGHGIAVSLIAPQLKTGTITAVDASRAMIDKAQRKNEGLEADFIHQTFCQTALGQRFDKIFAFNVNIFLNNAEKELSLIRDYLAPLGALYVFHQPPPSAGMEQAQGFAERISGQLEKGGYVIRDVLFKKLAPAPVVCIISQPSPAP is encoded by the coding sequence ATGAAAGTGAACGACAGATTTACCTGGGCAGTTGAAATGCTCCATATCGACCCGGACGACCATATTCTAGAGATCGGATGCGGGCATGGCATTGCCGTATCCCTGATAGCGCCGCAGCTCAAAACCGGAACCATCACGGCGGTAGACGCATCGCGGGCCATGATCGACAAGGCGCAACGTAAAAACGAGGGCCTGGAGGCCGATTTCATCCACCAGACATTCTGCCAGACAGCGCTTGGCCAGCGTTTCGATAAAATATTCGCCTTTAATGTCAATATATTTCTGAACAACGCAGAGAAGGAGCTTTCATTGATCCGGGATTACCTGGCGCCTTTGGGTGCCCTGTACGTTTTTCATCAGCCGCCGCCCTCTGCCGGGATGGAACAGGCGCAGGGGTTTGCCGAACGGATTTCGGGACAGCTCGAAAAAGGCGGGTATGTGATCCGGGACGTATTGTTCAAAAAACTGGCGCCCGCACCCGTGGTTTGCATCATCTCGCAACCATCTCCCGCACCCTGA